A region of Channa argus isolate prfri chromosome 8, Channa argus male v1.0, whole genome shotgun sequence DNA encodes the following proteins:
- the LOC137131341 gene encoding flavin-containing monooxygenase 5-like, protein MTRRVAIVGAGSSGLTCIKSCLDEGLEPVCFESSDDIGGLWRFKENPEPDRASIYHSVIINTSKEMMCFSDFPIPAHFPNFMHNSLIMDYFRMYADHFQLTKHIRFNTIVLQVKQRSDFSHSGQWDVEIEKKSGKKEKHIFDAVMICVGHHCHPNLPLHDFPGIDTFKGTYFHSRDYKTPEEWRNKKAVVIGVGNSGGDIAVELSRVTKQVYLSTRRGTWVLNRVGENGMPLDLLYNRVVNFVRTILPFGFFCSLGERQLNQRFDHSLYNLKPKHRLLSQHPTVNDELPNRILSGTIQVKPNIRRFQGSSVEFDDGSVVEDVALVVFATGYRFSFPFLASHAVSVSENKVSLYKYVFPPELDRPTLAIIGLVQPLGAIMPISEMQARWATRVFKGCIKLPSVPAMLKEIQCKQETMAKRYVTSQRHTIQVDYITYMDEVAELLGVKPRIQGMLLTDPRLALNVMFGPCTPYQYRLRGPGKWAGARQAILTQWERVAQPMQTRPCNEPKPKRSSKLLLVLSAAAVGLAAYMYRNNLPAFLQDPTALLEKIKVYLPAQ, encoded by the exons ATGACTCGTCGTGTAGCGATCGTTGGAGCAGGCAGCTCAGGTCTGACCTGCATCAAGTCCTGTCTGGATGAAGGGCTGGAGCCTGTCTGCTTTGAAAGTAGTGATGACATTGGTGGTCTGTGGAGGTTTAAG GAGAATCCAGAGCCAGACAGGGCCAGTATCTACCACTCTGTCATCATCAACACCTCCAAGGAGATGATGTGTTTCAGTGACTTTCCCATCCCTGCACACTTCCCAAACTTTATGCACAACTCCCTCATCATGGACTACTTTCGAATGTATGCTGACCACTTCCAGCTCACCAAGCACATACGCTTCAAT ACCATTGTTTTGCAGGTGAAGCAGAGATCAGATTTTTCTCACTCTGGTCAGTGGGATGTTGAAATAGAAAAGAAGAGTGgcaaaaaggagaaacacaTTTTCGATGCTGTTATGATCTGTGTTGGACATCACTGCCACCCCAACCTGCCTCTGCATGACTTCCCAG GCATTGACACTTTCAAGGGGACGTATTTCCACAGCAGAGACTACAAGACACCTGAGGagtggagaaataaaaaagctgtAGTGATTGGAGTAGGAAACTCTGGAGGAGACATAGCAGTGGAGCTGAGCAGAGTCACCAAACAG GTTTACCTGAGCACTCGAAGGGGAACCTGGGTTCTGAACAGAGTGGGGGAGAATGGAATGCCCCTGGACTTGTTATATAATAGGGTGGTGAATTTTGTAAGGACCATCCTTCCCTTTGGTTTTTTCTGTAGTCTGGGAGAGAGACAACTCAACCAAAGATTTGATCACAGTCTGTACAATCTCAAGCCAAAGCACAG ACTGCTAAGCCAGCATCCCACAGTGAATGATGAACTGCCCAACCGCATCCTGTCTGGAACAATTCAGGTGAAACCCAACATCCGCAGATTTCAGGGGTCCAGTGTGGAGTTCGATGATGGAAGCGTAGTGGAAGATGTCGCCCTGGTT GTATTTGCCACAGGTTATAGGTTTTCCTTTCCATTCCTGGCCTCACATGCAGTGTCAGTATCTGAGAACAAAGTATCTCTATACAAGTATGTGTTTCCTCCTGAGTTGGACCGGCCAACGCTGGCAATCATTGGTCTGGTGCAGCCCCTTGGAGCCATTATGCCCATTTCTGAGATGCAGGCTAGATGGGCAACACGTGTCTTTAAAG GCTGCATCAAGCTTCCCTCAGTGCCTGCCATGCTAAAAGAAATCCAGTGTAAGCAGGAGACAATGGCTAAAAG gtaCGTCACCAGTCAGAGACACACCATCCAGGTTGACTACATCACCTACATGGATGAAGTAGCAGAACTGTTGGGGGTTAAACCCAGAATCCAAGGGATGCTGCTGACGGATCCCAGGCTGGCCCTGAATGTGATGTTTGGTCCCTGCACCCCATACCAGTATCGTCTCAGAGGTCCAGGAAAGTGGGCCGGGGCTCGTCAGGCCATCCTCACCCAGTGGGAGAGAGTGGCTCAACCCATGCAGACCAGGCCCTGCAATGAGCCCAAACCAAAGAGATCATCTAAGCTGCTTCTGGTTCTGTCAGCTGCTGCAGTGGGCTTGGCTGCATACATGTACAGGAACAACCTTCCAGCCTTCTTACAAGATCCCACTGCATTGTTGGAGAAGATCAAAGTCTACCTGCCTGCACAGTGA
- the LOC137132142 gene encoding flavin-containing monooxygenase 5-like produces MVHTVAVIGAGPSGLTSIKACLDEGMVPTCFESSDDMGGLWKFKEVSEPNRASIYRSLTINIWKEMMCYSDFPIPADYPNYMHHSKILKYFRMYAEHFKLLQHIRFQTSVKRVRQRPDFSRTGQWEVVTENKDGQEERHVFDAVICCSGHFNYPNLPLKDFPGIETFEGKYFHSWDYKGPEDMYGKRVVVIGIGNSGGDIAVEGSRVAEQVYLSTRSGAWVIRQVSDNGLPVDRFNTRFFHIMLKLLPMSFLNWLGEKKLNSMYDHAMYGLKPKHRFFSQIPVINDDLPFKILSGAVIVKPNLREIRGSTVVFDDGSTVENVDMIVFATGYNYDFPYLTNNAIYKSGHRVGLYKLVLPPNLEHPTLAIVGFIHSDGAIMPQAEMQARWVARVFKGHKKLPSNQAMIKAVEKDTKAIEKNYVVSKLTPIQVDFVEYMDSLAKDIGVQPSLLWLFLTDFPLFWRVFWGPVTAYQYRLMGPGKWNGARRAIFTQFDRMFQPLKTRQLDAQQSSTIRRLIKLSLTITAGGAAVYYIHVRNPTTIPTLLSKLHIQTI; encoded by the exons ATGGTGCACACAGTAGCGGTGATTGGGGCTGGTCCCTCTGGTCTGACCAGCATCAAAGCTTGTTTAGATGAGGGCATGGTGCCAACCTGCTTCGAAAGCAGCGATGACATGGGTGGACTGTGGAAGTTCAAG GAGGTATCAGAGCCGAACCGGGCTAGTATCTATCGTTCCCTCACCATCAACATCTGGAAGGAAATGATGTGCTACAGTGACTTCCCCATTCCCGCTGATTATCCCAACTACATGCACCACTCTAAAATCCTGAAATACTTCAGGATGTACGCAGAACACTTCAAACTGCTGCAACACATTCGCTTCCAG ACGTCAGTGAAACGTGTGAGACAGAGACCAGACTTCTCCCGCACTGGTCAGTGGGAAGTTGTGACTGAGAATAAAGATGGACAGGAGGAGAGGCATGTCTTTGATGCAGTTATCTGCTGCTCAGGTCACTTCAACTACCCAAACCTGCCGCTCAAAGACTTCCCGG GAATTGAGACATTTGAGGGCAAATACTTCCACAGCTGGGACTACAAGGGCCCTGAGGACATGTACGGGAAGAGAGTGGTGGTCATTGGCATCGGTAACTCAGGAGGTGACATCGCAGTGGAAGGAAGCAGAGTGGCAGAGCAG GTCTACCTCAGCACACGTAGCGGTGCTTGGGTCATCCGCCAGGTGTCTGACAATGGGCTGCCAGTGGACAGGTTCAACACGCGCTTTTTCCACATCATGTTGAAACTGCTGCCAATGAGTTTTCTCAACTGGCTTGGTGAGAAAAAACTGAACTCCATGTATGATCATGCCATGTATGGCCTCAAACCCAAACACAG GTTCTTCAGTCAGATTCCAGTCATCAACGACGACCTGCCTTTCAAGATTCTGTCTGGTGCGGTCATCGTCAAACCGAATCTTAGGGAGATCCGAGGCTCCACTGTGGTGTTTGATGATGGCAGCACTGTGGAAAAC gTGGACATGATTGTTTTTGCCACAGGATATAACTATGATTTCCCTTACTTGACAAACAATGCAATATACAAGTCTGGGCACCGTGTGGGACTGTACAAGCTTGTTTTGCCCCCTAACCTGGAGCATCCAACTCTGGCTATTGTGGGTTTTATCCATTCTGATGGAGCTATCATGCCCCAGGCTGAAATGCAGGCCCGCTGGGTCGCACGTGTCTTCAAAG gACATAAGAAGCTTCCCTCAAACCAGGCTATGATTAAGGCTGTGGAGAAGGACACCAAGGCCATTGAGAAAAA CTACGTTGTGTCAAAGTTGACACCAATTCAGGTGGACTTTGTTGAATACATGGACAGCTTGGCTAAGGACATTGGAGTGCAACCAAGTCTCCTGTGGCTCTTCCTCACTGACTTCCCATTGTTTTGGAGAGTTTTCTGGGGACCTGTCACAGCCTACCAGTACCGTTTAATGGGACCGGGGAAATGGAACGGAGCCCGCAGAGCAATCTTCACCCAGTTTGATCGCATGTTCCAGCCCCTAAAAACCAGACAG cTTGATGCACAACAGTCCTCAACCATTCGTCGCCTGATCAAGCTGAGCCTGACCATCacagctggaggagctgcagtttATTACATCCATGTTCGCAACCCAACCACCATCCCCACCCTCCTGTCCAAGCTTCATATACAAACAATCTGA
- the LOC137131338 gene encoding flavin-containing monooxygenase 5-like, whose protein sequence is MTRRVVIVGAGSSGLTCIKSCLDEGLEPVCFESSDDIGGLWRFKENPEPDRASIYHSVIINTSKEMMCFSDFPIPAHFPNYMHNSLIVDYFRVYADHFQLTKHIRFNTKVLQMKQRSDFPHSGQWDVEIENKNGKKEKHIFDAVMICVGHHCHPNLPLHDFPGIETFKGKYFHSRDYKTPEEWRNKKVVVIGIGNSGGDIAVELSRVTKQVYLSTRRGAWIRNRVSDNGFPSDILYTRAQISLRHILPFGLLCSMIERRLNQRFDHSLYNLKPKHRFLSQHPTVNDDLPNRILSGTIQVKPNIRRFQGSSVEFDDGSVVEDVALVVFATGYRFSFPFLASHAVSVSENKVSLYKYVFPPELDRPTLAIIGLVQPLGAIMPISEMQARWATRVFKGCIKLPSVPAMLKEIQCKQETMAKRYVTSQRHTIQVDYITYMDEVAELLGVKPRIQRMLLTDPRLALNVMFGPCTPYQYRLRGPGKWAGARQAILTQWERVAQPMQTRPCNEPKPKRSSKLLLVLSAAAVGLAAYMYRNNLPAFLQDPTALLEKIKVYLPAQ, encoded by the exons ATGACTCGTCGTGTAGTAATCGTTGGAGCAGGCAGCTCAGGTCTGACCTGCATCAAGTCCTGTCTGGATGAAGGGCTGGAGCCTGTCTGCTTTGAAAGTAGTGATGACATTGGTGGTCTGTGGAGGTTTAAG GAGAATCCAGAACCGGACAGGGCCAGTATCTACCACTCTGTCATCATCAACACCTCCAAGGAGATGATGTGTTTCAGTGACTTTCCCATCCCTGCACACTTCCCAAACTACATGCACAACTCCCTCATCGTGGACTACTTTCGAGTGTATGCTGACCACTTCCAGCTCACCAAGCACATACGTTTCAAT ACCAAAGTCTTGCAGATGAAGCAGAGATCAGATTTTCCTCACTCAGGCCAGTGGGATGTTGAAATAGAAAACAAGAATGgcaaaaaggagaaacacaTCTTCGATGCTGTGATGATCTGTGTTGGACATCACTGCCACCCCAACTTGCCTCTGCATGATTTCCCAG GCATTGAAACCTTTAAAGGGAAATATTTCCATAGCCGAGACTATAAGACTCCTGAAGAATGGAGGAATAAAAAGGTTGTGGTGATTGGAATAGGAAACTCTGGAGGAGACATAGCAGTGGAGCTGAGCAGAGTCACCAAACAG GTATACTTAAGCACTAGAAGGGGAGCCTGGATCCGAAACAGAGTTTCTGACAACGGCTTTCCAAGTGATATCCTATATACCAGGGCACAGATTTCTTTGCGCCACATCCTTCCCTTTGGATTACTCTGCAGCATGATAGAGAGACGTCTCAACCAAAGATTTGATCACAGTCTGTACAACTTGAAGCCAAAGCACAG GTTTCTAAGCCAGCATCCCACAGTGAATGATGACCTGCCCAACCGCATCCTGTCTGGAACAATTCAGGTGAAACCCAACATCCGCAGATTTCAGGGGTCCAGTGTGGAGTTTGATGATGGAAGCGTAGTGGAAGATGTCGCCCTGGTG GTATTTGCCACAGGTTATAGGTTTTCCTTTCCATTCCTGGCCTCACATGCAGTGTCAGTATCTGAGAACAAAGTATCTCTATACAAGTATGTGTTTCCTCCTGAGTTGGACCGGCCAACGCTGGCAATCATTGGTCTGGTGCAGCCCCTTGGAGCCATTATGCCCATTTCTGAGATGCAGGCTAGATGGGCAACACGTGTCTTTAAAG GCTGCATCAAGCTTCCCTCAGTGCCTGCCATGCTAAAAGAAATCCAGTGTAAGCAGGAGACAATGGCTAAAAG gtaCGTCACCAGTCAGAGACACACCATCCAGGTTGACTACATCACCTACATGGATGAAGTAGCAGAACTGTTGGGGGTTAAACCCAGAATCCAAAGGATGCTGCTGACGGATCCCAGGCTGGCCCTGAATGTGATGTTTGGTCCCTGCACCCCATACCAGTATCGTCTCAGAGGTCCAGGAAAGTGGGCCGGGGCTCGTCAGGCCATCCTCACCCAGTGGGAGAGAGTGGCTCAACCCATGCAGACCAGGCCCTGCAATGAGCCCAAACCAAAGAGATCATCTAAGCTGCTTCTGGTTCTGTCAGCTGCTGCAGTGGGCTTGGCTGCATACATGTACAGGAACAACCTTCCAGCCTTCTTACAAGATCCCACTGCATTGTTGGAGAAGATCAAAGTCTACCTGCCTGCACAGTGA
- the LOC137131706 gene encoding flavin-containing monooxygenase 5-like: protein MVHKVAVIGAGPSGLTSIKACLDEGLEPTCFESGHDLGGLWRFKEKPEPGRANIYESVVLNSSKEMMAFSDFPPPAEFPNNMHHSEVLQYLRLYSEAFKLLQHIHFETSVVSVRQTSNFAATGQWEVETEKSDGQREIYIFDAVMVCTGHYTQPHLPLRDFPGIESFEGRYFHSWDYRNAEGLQGKRVVVIGIGNSGGDIAVDVSRVAERVYLSTRSGAWVVGRVGPGGLPNDVVGSSRMHMMLLNLFPSWINWTLEKMVNKAFDHRLYGLRPKHGFFTQIPLVNDDLPARIISGRVQVKPNVKEFCGSSVVFVDGSRIDKVDVVVFATGYNYSFPFLPAALQAKCGYRLRLYNHAFPPALTHPTLGVVGFIHAFGAINPLAEMQARWVTRVFKGLITLPSEETMKKEIEKDTVTMHQRFACSDRNPLQVDYMFYLDNVAKQVAVKPNILWLFLTDPRLAMQVFFGPFTSYQYRLTGPGQWAGARQAILTQMDRVVEPFRTRAVPEPETTASCRFSTMLIFSSAALLCCFCWNKQHLSSFFTALPFFSSAK from the exons ATGGTTCACAAGGTGGCAGTGATCGGTGCCGGTCCAAGTGGTCTCACCAGCATCAAGGCCTGTTTGGATGAAGGTCTAGAGCCAACTTGCTTTGAGAGTGGCCATGACCTCGGAGGTCTATGGAGATTTAAG GAGAAGCCAGAGCCTGGACGAGCCAATATTTATGAGTCTGTGGTCCTCAACAGCTCCAAAGAGATGATGGCGTTTAGTGACTTCCCTCCTCCAGCCGAGTTTCCCAACAACATGCATCACTCTGAAGTGCTGCAGTATCTGCGTCTATACTCTGAGGCTTTCAAACTGCTGCAGCACATACACTTTGAG ACTAGTGTGGTCAGCGTGAGGCAAACATCAAATTTTGCAGCGACAGGCCAATGGGAGGTGGAAACTGAGAAGAGTGATGGGCAAAGggagatttacatttttgatgccGTTATGGTTTGTACCGGACACTACACCCAGCCTCACCTGCCCCTCAGAGACTTCCCAG GTATAGAAAGCTTTGAAGGCAGGTATTTTCACAGCTGGGACTACCGTAATGCTGAGGGTCTACAGGGGAAAAGAGTGGTGGTGATTGGGATTGGAAACTCTGGAGGTGATATTGCAGTGGATGTTAGCAGAGTTGCTGAGAGG GTGTATCTCAGCACCAGGAGCGGCGCGTGGGTTGTTGGTCGTGTAGGACCGGGGGGGCTCCCAAATGATGTTGTAGGTTCTTCTCGAATGCATATGATGCTGCTGAATCTGTTCCCCTCATGGATCAACTGGACATTGGAGAAGATGGTGAACAAAGCATTTGACCACAGACTATATGGGCTGAGGCCAAAGCATGG CTTTTTTACACAGATTCCTTTAGTAAATGATGACCTGCCAGCTCGGATCATCTCAGGTCGTGTTCAGGTTAAACCAAACGTGAAGGAGTTTTGTGGATCCAGTGTGGTCTTTGTTGATGGCAGCAGAATAGACAAG GTGGATGTAGTGGTCTTTGCTACAGGATACAACTACAGCTTTCCCTTCCTGCCTGCAGCTCTGCAGGCTAAATGTGGTTACAGGCTGCGTCTCTACAACCATGCGTTTCCTCCTGCACTGACCCATCCCACACTGGGAGTAGTGGGCTTCATCcatgcatttggggccattaacCCGCTAGCTGAGATGCAGGCTCGCTGGGTTACCAGAgtttttaaag GTTTAATAACCCTCCCCTCAGAAGAGACCATGAAGAAGGAAATTGAGAAAGACACAGTGACAATGCATCAAAG gtTTGCCTGCTCAGACCGTAACCCTCTCCAAGTGGACTACATGTTTTACCTAGACAATGTAGCAAAGCAGGTGGCGGTTAAACCGAACATACTGTGGCTCTTTTTGACAGACCCCAGACTGGCAATGCAGGTTTTTTTTGGTCCCTTTACTTCTTATCAGTACCGTCTGACTGGACCAGGCCAGTGGGCCGGAGCCCGCCAGGCCATTCTCACTCAGATGGACCGGGTGGTAGAGCCTTTCAGGACCAGAGCGGTACCAGAACCAGAGACCACAGCCTCTTGTAGATTCAGCACCATGTTGATTTTCTCCAGTGCTGCCCTGCTGTGCTGCTTCTGCTGGAATAAACAGCATTTGTCCTCTTTTTTCACTGCTCTCCCGTTCTTCAGCTCAGCTAAGTAA
- the LOC137132140 gene encoding dimethylaniline monooxygenase [N-oxide-forming] 2-like yields the protein MVRRVAVVGAGSAGLACIKTCVDEGLEPVCFESSDDIGGLWKFKETPEPQRSSIYRSLMANTSKEMMCFSDFPMPADYPNYMHNSQLLQYFRLYAEYFDLLRYINFQTTVRSITKRPDFHLSGQWAIVAINRDGEEESHIFDAVLVCSGHYTQPTLPLSDFSGYETFSGRCFHSWEYKDANACRGKRVVVVGIGNSGGDIAVEISRSAEKTFLSTRQGAWVMGRMSSNGLPLDMKITRLNNLLIQHLPKTLVNWAAERALNSKYDHKLYGLKPRHRLLDRKPLINDDLPGRILHGALVMKSNLKGFKDSCVVFDDGTVEENIDVVIFCTGYNGHFPFLHSALSEGPHGELMLYKRLFPPSLQRYTLAIMGLFQTRGPIMPIVEMQARWAVKVFLGLCHLPSKDKMLANIESEKKRNMESYPCPRQAALQVAYIPYLDFMAKEVGVRPNFLTLLLRDPVLWAKVFFGPCTPYQYRLTGPGQWAGARHAILTQWERVAQPFRTRVVPETKTVPSVLFSSWLLTFGGTLAIAGIALLLTKSEIIPGLQGVAQIVDKSKVCLRDTWFSGQQMLYM from the exons ATGGTTCGACGTGTGGCAGTGGTTGGTGCAGGCAGTGCCGGTCTAGCCTGTATAAAGACCTGTGTCGATGAGGGCTTGGAGCCTGTTTGCTTTGAAAGCAGTGATGACATTGGCGGCCTGTGGAAATTTAAG GAGACACCTGAGCCACAGCGATCCAGCATCTATCGCTCCTTGATGGCCAATACCTCCAAAGAAATGATGTGTTTCAGTGACTTTCCAATGCCTGCAGACTATCCAAACTACATGCACAATTCCCAACTCCTGCAGTACTTCAGGCTCTACGCTGAGTACTTTGATCTTCTCAGATACATTAACTTCCAG ACCACAGTGAGGAGTATTACAAAAAGGCCAGATTTCCATTTGTCCGGTCAGTGGGCTATTGTCGCCATAAACAGGGATGGAGAAGAGGAGAGCCACATCTTTGATGCCGTTCTGGTGTGTTCAGGCCATTACACACAGCCGACCTTACCCCTGTCAGACTTTTCAG GATATGAGACATTTTCTGGCAGGTGTTTCCACAGCTGGGAATATAAGGATGCAAATGCCTGCAGAGGAAAGAGAGTGGTGGTGGTTGGAATTGGCAACTCTGGAGGAGATATTGCAGTAGAGATTAGTAGATCTGCAGAAAAG ACATTTCTCAGCACACGTCAGGGGGCCTGGGTGATGGGAAGGATGTCCAGCAATGGTCTTCCCCTGGACATGAAAATCACCAGGCTCAACAACCTCCTCATACAGCACCTTCCTAAGACTCTGGTCAACTGGGCAGCAGAGCGAGCCCTGAACTCCAAATATGACCACAAACTTTATGGGCTGAAGCCCAGACACAG ACTTTTGGACAGAAAGCCTTTGATTAATGATGATCTTCCTGGTCGAATCCTTCACGGGGCACTAGTAATGAAGTCCAATCTGAAGGGATTCAAGGACTCTTGCGTTGTTTTTGATGATGGCACGGTGGAGGAGAACATTGACGTTGTGATCTTCTGTACAGGGTATAATGGACACTTCCCATTCCTGCACTCAGCTCTATCTGAGGGGCCTCATGGAGAGCTGATGTTGTATAA GAGACTTTTTCCACCTTCTCTACAACGCTACACACTGGCCATCATGGGTCTTTTCCAAACAAGAGGACCAATCATGCCTATTGTGGAAATGCAGGCACGGTGGGCTGTTAAGGTCTTTTTAG GTTTGTGTCATCTTCCATCTAAGGACAAAATGTTGGCTAACATTGAgtctgaaaagaaaaggaacatgGAAAG ctaTCCTTGTCCACGTCAAGCTGCTCTCCAGGTAGCTTACATTCCATACCTGGATTTCATGGCTAAAGAG GTAGGAGTTCGACCAAACTTCCTGACACTACTTCTGAGAGATCCTGTTCTGTGGGCAAAGGTCTTCTTTGGTCCCTGCACTCCATATCAGTATCGTCTCACTGGGCCTGGACAGTGGGCTGGTGCCCGACATGCCATCCTCACTCAGTGGGAGCGGGTGGCTCAGCCTTTCAGAACTAGAGTGGTACCAGAAACAAAGACCGTGCCATCTGTCCTTTTTTCCTCTTGGCTTCTCACATTTGGGGGAACTCTGGCGATTGCTGGGATTGCTTTGCTTCTAACTAAAAGTGAGATCATCCCAGGACTCCAGGGTGTAGCTCAAATTGTGGACAAAAGCAAGGTTTGTCTAAGGGACACCTGGTTTTCTGGTCAACAAATGCTGTATATGTAA